One Gadus chalcogrammus isolate NIFS_2021 chromosome 4, NIFS_Gcha_1.0, whole genome shotgun sequence DNA segment encodes these proteins:
- the LOC130380645 gene encoding interleukin-15 receptor subunit alpha-like isoform X2: MSIRCPHALCASGGRGWRSERLLLLLLLLLLSACLLEVATVGPNAGATSRKVPCECNCPRPPTLTLTEAPAAVNCCTNGGRFRYTCAVNHVRKAGTSNLAACTLENGIETWSTPNLVCIPDPRIVITTTPPDVNPTPHAVPTPDEGTPGAQGVLSSGAAVPTGLGLAALILIIAILGFSFCCWRRKRSANCPTGSAEPTPPEEMPLNPTNPPPPSGSAPPGPPS; this comes from the exons ATGTCGATCAGGTGTCCACATGCGCTCTGCGCGTCGGGGGGTCGGGGCTGGCGTTCcgagcggctgctgctgctgcttctgctgctgctgctgtctgcatgtctgctgGAGGTTGCCACCGTCGGGCCAAACGCAGGGG CCACATCCCGCAAAGTCCCCTGCGAGTGTAACTGCCCTCGACCCCCGACGCTGACTCTAACGGAAGCCCCCGCCGCTGttaactgctgcaccaacggaGGCCGCTTCCGCTACACGTGCGCGGTGAACCACGTGAGGAAAGCCGGCACCTCCAACCTGGCCGCATGCACGTTGGAAAACGGGATTGAGACGTGGAGCACACCGAACCTCGTATGCATCC CGGACCCCAGAATTGTGATTACCACCACGCCGCCAGATGTCAACCCAACGCCCCACG CGGTCCCCACGCCGGATGAAGGCACTCCAGGGGCCCAAGGCGTTCTGAGTTCTGGAGCGGCAGTCCCAA CGGGATTAGGCCTAGCAGCCTTAATACTCATCATCGCTATTCTGGGATTTTCCTTCTGCTGCTGGAGACG GAAAAGGAGCGCGAACTGTCCCACCGGAAGCGCCGAGCCGACGCCCCCCGAAGAGATGCCTTTGAACCCCACAAACCCTCCGCCTCCCTCCGGCTCGGCCCCGCCCGGACCCCCTTCGTAa
- the LOC130380645 gene encoding interleukin-15 receptor subunit alpha-like isoform X1 — MSIRCPHALCASGGRGWRSERLLLLLLLLLLSACLLEVATVGPNAGATSRKVPCECNCPRPPTLTLTEAPAAVNCCTNGGRFRYTCAVNHVRKAGTSNLAACTLENGIETWSTPNLVCIPDPRIVITTTPPDVNPTPHAAVPTPDEGTPGAQGVLSSGAAVPTGLGLAALILIIAILGFSFCCWRRKRSANCPTGSAEPTPPEEMPLNPTNPPPPSGSAPPGPPS; from the exons ATGTCGATCAGGTGTCCACATGCGCTCTGCGCGTCGGGGGGTCGGGGCTGGCGTTCcgagcggctgctgctgctgcttctgctgctgctgctgtctgcatgtctgctgGAGGTTGCCACCGTCGGGCCAAACGCAGGGG CCACATCCCGCAAAGTCCCCTGCGAGTGTAACTGCCCTCGACCCCCGACGCTGACTCTAACGGAAGCCCCCGCCGCTGttaactgctgcaccaacggaGGCCGCTTCCGCTACACGTGCGCGGTGAACCACGTGAGGAAAGCCGGCACCTCCAACCTGGCCGCATGCACGTTGGAAAACGGGATTGAGACGTGGAGCACACCGAACCTCGTATGCATCC CGGACCCCAGAATTGTGATTACCACCACGCCGCCAGATGTCAACCCAACGCCCCACG CAGCGGTCCCCACGCCGGATGAAGGCACTCCAGGGGCCCAAGGCGTTCTGAGTTCTGGAGCGGCAGTCCCAA CGGGATTAGGCCTAGCAGCCTTAATACTCATCATCGCTATTCTGGGATTTTCCTTCTGCTGCTGGAGACG GAAAAGGAGCGCGAACTGTCCCACCGGAAGCGCCGAGCCGACGCCCCCCGAAGAGATGCCTTTGAACCCCACAAACCCTCCGCCTCCCTCCGGCTCGGCCCCGCCCGGACCCCCTTCGTAa